A region from the Bactrocera dorsalis isolate Fly_Bdor chromosome 1, ASM2337382v1, whole genome shotgun sequence genome encodes:
- the LOC105223484 gene encoding 40S ribosomal protein S21, translating into MENDAGESVDLYCPRKCSASNRIIHAKDHASVQLNIVDVDPETGRMTVGSKTYAICGEIRRMGESDDCIVRLAKKDGLITKAF; encoded by the exons ATGGAGAACGACGCCGGCGAGTCTGTTGATTTGTACTGCCCAAGGAAATG CTCTGCTTCCAACAGAATCATCCACGCTAAGGATCATGCTTCAGTGCAATTGAACATTGTTGATGTTGACCCCGAAACCGGCCGCATGACTGTTGGCTCAAAGACCTACGCTATCTGCGGTGAGATCCGTCGTATGGGCGAATCTGATGATTGTATTGTGCGTCTGGCCAAGAAAGACGGTTTGATTACCAA gGCTTTCTAA